From a single Beijerinckia sp. 28-YEA-48 genomic region:
- a CDS encoding VOC family protein, producing the protein MTSKLRHIAISVPDPEAAAVFFENAFGMTRAGKAMRGWYMTDGVFNVALLKFTGEPVPGFEDAGEHYGLIHFGMWVDNLDDAANKIEAAGGSYLTGRKEKDPNVYYEVKYKTPEGFVFDITESGWKGAVKNVVASEA; encoded by the coding sequence ATGACCAGCAAGCTTCGCCACATCGCCATTTCGGTTCCGGATCCGGAAGCGGCCGCAGTCTTCTTCGAGAACGCTTTTGGCATGACCCGCGCCGGCAAGGCCATGCGCGGCTGGTATATGACCGACGGCGTGTTCAATGTCGCGCTGCTGAAATTCACCGGGGAGCCGGTTCCGGGGTTCGAGGATGCCGGCGAGCATTACGGCCTCATCCATTTCGGCATGTGGGTCGACAATCTCGACGATGCGGCCAACAAGATCGAGGCTGCCGGCGGCAGCTATTTAACCGGCCGGAAAGAAAAGGATCCGAACGTTTATTATGAGGTCAAATACAAGACCCCCGAGGGATTTGTCTTCGATATCACCGAATCCGGTTGGAAAGGTGCAGTCAAGAACGTGGTTGCATCAGAAGCTTGA
- a CDS encoding VOC family protein translates to MIGIKPLKLGHIVLMVRDVKKSCEFYTDILGLKVSDWIDDKMVFLRAGEDHHDLALSQVDGDWDYDAPGAGRRPGLEHFSYLVDSLEEMEQAATFLQDKGIDIVRGIGKHGPGENCFLVFKDPDGNNVEIYCEMLQIPRNANHKPEVWERNIESFDRWRFARFINPPPAQVVAAKKGS, encoded by the coding sequence ATGATCGGCATTAAACCATTGAAGCTCGGACATATCGTGTTGATGGTGCGGGACGTGAAGAAATCCTGCGAATTCTACACGGACATTCTGGGGCTGAAAGTCTCCGATTGGATCGACGACAAGATGGTGTTCCTCCGCGCTGGCGAGGATCACCACGATCTCGCCTTGTCGCAGGTGGATGGCGATTGGGATTATGACGCGCCCGGAGCGGGTCGCCGCCCTGGCCTCGAACATTTCTCCTATCTCGTCGACTCGCTCGAAGAGATGGAACAGGCCGCCACGTTTCTGCAGGACAAAGGCATCGATATCGTGCGCGGCATCGGCAAGCACGGCCCCGGTGAAAACTGCTTTCTGGTTTTCAAAGATCCCGATGGCAACAACGTCGAGATCTATTGCGAGATGCTGCAGATTCCCCGCAATGCCAATCACAAGCCGGAGGTATGGGAGCGCAACATCGAGTCTTTCGATCGTTGGCGGTTTGCGCGCTTTATCAATCCGCCGCCGGCGCAAGTCGTGGCCGCGAAAAAGGGAAGCTGA
- a CDS encoding ABC transporter permease, which translates to MALATQQFGQKRAKRPARRWFTLSPNVWQPVVFFALLFLAWEVAVTALNVRPYLLPRFSVVASALWTARVDLLHNVGITMIEVAFGFVAAVIGGALLGVLIYASPVARRTVYPFVTALQAMPKSALAPLMVVWFGYGLFSKSAMAFLFAFFPIVVATLGGFLGTPANLEEHFRALRASSWQTFTMLRLPATLPNFIDGCKVAMPLAIIGAIIGEFVGSQDGLGNYLMMAASSSRTDLMFAAILVITATSMVLYWMLEIIGRWVWWRGIQF; encoded by the coding sequence ATGGCGCTCGCGACACAACAATTCGGGCAGAAACGTGCCAAACGGCCCGCAAGAAGGTGGTTTACACTCTCGCCGAACGTCTGGCAGCCTGTCGTCTTCTTCGCGCTTTTGTTCCTGGCCTGGGAAGTGGCTGTTACCGCCCTCAATGTGCGGCCGTATCTCCTGCCCCGCTTCAGCGTAGTCGCCAGTGCGCTGTGGACCGCGCGGGTAGATCTTCTGCACAATGTCGGCATCACGATGATCGAAGTTGCATTCGGCTTCGTCGCGGCCGTTATCGGCGGAGCGCTGCTCGGCGTCCTGATTTATGCGTCGCCGGTCGCGCGGCGCACAGTCTATCCGTTCGTGACGGCGCTACAGGCAATGCCGAAAAGCGCCCTCGCCCCGTTGATGGTGGTCTGGTTCGGTTATGGCCTGTTTTCGAAAAGCGCCATGGCCTTCCTTTTCGCCTTCTTTCCGATCGTGGTGGCAACACTCGGCGGGTTTCTCGGCACGCCAGCCAATCTGGAAGAACATTTCCGCGCCTTGCGTGCCTCCTCCTGGCAGACGTTCACGATGCTGCGTCTACCGGCGACGCTGCCGAACTTTATCGATGGGTGCAAGGTAGCCATGCCGCTCGCCATTATCGGCGCCATCATTGGCGAATTCGTCGGCTCGCAGGATGGGCTTGGCAACTACTTGATGATGGCGGCCTCGAGTTCGCGGACGGACCTGATGTTCGCCGCCATTCTGGTGATCACCGCCACATCCATGGTGCTGTACTGGATGCTCGAAATCATCGGCCGCTGGGTGTGGTGGCGCGGAATTCAGTTTTAA
- a CDS encoding ABC transporter substrate-binding protein — protein MFRLKVATGLLCVLSFMPAAAGAAEKITYNMAWLPQGSVGGTIVAKAKGFFAEEGLDVELTRGYGGQRTVNEVDQGVFDVGYGDPPSVILNNANGGRTVLIGAINARWPAGLCYVEDGKRHPKTPADLKGMTVAGGAGSPVQNIVPAWLKMNGLPPDSIKLLRMEPAVINGALIEGRVDLAECWEGANMPLLDFTAAQANKKVNHILYRDFGLHIYGNGFVTSQKMMKERPEALRKFLRASYRGYRYMAANIDDSVNAIAGLYPTLNKGVLAGQIKQTADLLSDPEHPGKDMGFLRDDRMASTFKFTTEAFGVGEKLDVKQLYTNEFLK, from the coding sequence ATGTTTCGATTGAAGGTTGCGACTGGTCTTCTGTGTGTTCTGTCTTTCATGCCGGCTGCGGCCGGCGCTGCCGAAAAAATCACTTACAATATGGCGTGGTTGCCGCAAGGCAGCGTCGGCGGAACGATCGTTGCCAAGGCCAAGGGCTTCTTCGCTGAGGAAGGTCTGGACGTCGAGCTGACGCGCGGCTACGGCGGCCAGCGCACCGTGAACGAGGTTGACCAGGGCGTTTTCGACGTCGGCTACGGTGATCCCCCGAGCGTCATTCTGAACAACGCCAATGGTGGCCGCACGGTGCTCATCGGCGCCATCAACGCGCGCTGGCCGGCCGGGCTCTGCTATGTCGAGGACGGCAAGCGGCATCCCAAAACGCCCGCAGATCTCAAGGGGATGACGGTTGCCGGCGGCGCGGGCTCGCCGGTACAGAACATTGTGCCGGCCTGGCTCAAGATGAATGGCCTGCCGCCCGACAGCATCAAGCTGTTGCGCATGGAGCCGGCGGTGATCAATGGCGCCTTAATCGAGGGACGTGTCGATCTCGCCGAATGCTGGGAAGGCGCCAACATGCCGTTGTTGGATTTCACCGCCGCCCAGGCCAATAAGAAGGTCAACCACATCCTCTATCGCGATTTCGGCCTGCATATCTATGGCAATGGTTTCGTGACGAGCCAGAAGATGATGAAGGAACGGCCGGAGGCGCTGCGAAAATTCCTGCGCGCAAGTTATCGCGGCTATCGCTATATGGCCGCCAACATCGACGACAGCGTCAATGCCATCGCTGGCCTCTATCCGACCCTGAATAAGGGCGTCCTCGCTGGCCAGATCAAGCAGACAGCGGATCTTCTCAGCGATCCCGAACATCCGGGCAAGGATATGGGCTTCCTGCGCGATGACCGCATGGCCAGCACCTTCAAATTCACCACAGAGGCCTTTGGCGTCGGCGAAAAGCTGGATGTGAAACAATTATACACGAACGAATTTCTCAAGTGA
- a CDS encoding ABC transporter ATP-binding protein, with protein sequence MLAVDNKTKALISDKAAINIRGLHKSFSSDVVALEDIDLSIPERQFVSIIGPSGCGKSTLLRILAGLLPWDTGTVELDGGSVSEASTSVGVVFQSSNMLPWLSVRDNVALGAKIRGISTGPNGQIVDDMLKLLSLDKFAKSYPHQLSGGMRQRAAIGQALVLNPKILLMDEPFGALDALTRDRLNVELLRIWQEQMKTVVLITHSISEAVFLSDRVVVMSPHPGKIIEEIEIDLPRPRQPDATRLNPLFGQYVTTLSKIMGVT encoded by the coding sequence ATGCTCGCAGTGGACAACAAGACAAAGGCACTCATCTCCGACAAGGCGGCGATCAACATTCGCGGCTTGCATAAGTCCTTCTCGTCCGATGTCGTCGCGCTCGAAGATATCGATCTATCGATTCCCGAACGGCAGTTCGTTTCGATCATCGGGCCGAGCGGTTGCGGCAAGAGCACGCTACTACGCATCCTTGCCGGCCTGTTGCCTTGGGACACGGGCACCGTTGAACTCGACGGCGGATCGGTATCGGAAGCTAGCACGTCAGTTGGCGTGGTGTTCCAGTCGAGCAATATGCTGCCGTGGCTCTCGGTACGAGACAATGTGGCGCTCGGCGCCAAGATCCGCGGTATCTCCACAGGCCCAAACGGCCAGATCGTCGACGACATGCTGAAACTTTTGTCGCTCGACAAATTCGCCAAGAGCTATCCGCATCAATTGTCCGGTGGCATGCGGCAGCGGGCGGCGATCGGACAGGCGCTCGTGCTCAATCCAAAAATCCTATTGATGGATGAACCGTTCGGCGCGCTCGACGCCCTCACCCGCGATCGCCTGAACGTCGAACTCCTGCGCATCTGGCAGGAACAAATGAAAACCGTCGTGCTGATCACTCACAGCATTTCCGAGGCGGTGTTCCTATCCGATCGGGTCGTTGTGATGTCGCCGCATCCCGGCAAGATTATCGAGGAGATCGAGATCGACTTGCCCCGCCCCCGCCAGCCTGACGCCACGCGGCTCAATCCGCTTTTCGGCCAATATGTCACCACCCTGAGCAAGATCATGGGTGTGACCTGA
- a CDS encoding aspartate dehydrogenase: protein MQKAGAPLRVAIAGLGAVGLKLAEELDKGIPGLSLVAVSAKNIAAAKERLRHLKTPPAVVELASLEGLADIVIECAPAALVRQIVEPFVSAGKTAVVLSCGALLNNMDLVDVAKAHGGQIGVPTGALLGLDAVTAAAESTIRKVTMVTRKPVKGLMGAPFLEENNIKIEDIKEPMKIFSGSPREAAVGFPANLNVAVALGLAGIGVDKTTLEIWADPGIDRNTHSIEVDADSASFTMSIANIPSENPKTGRITALSVIAYLRKINAPLRVGT from the coding sequence ATGCAGAAAGCGGGCGCTCCTCTGCGGGTCGCAATCGCCGGCCTTGGCGCGGTTGGCCTCAAGCTGGCCGAAGAACTCGACAAAGGCATCCCAGGCCTCAGCCTTGTGGCGGTCTCGGCCAAGAACATCGCGGCGGCGAAAGAGCGGCTGCGTCACCTCAAGACCCCACCTGCGGTGGTGGAGCTGGCGTCGCTCGAAGGCCTCGCCGACATCGTCATCGAATGCGCGCCGGCCGCGCTCGTGCGTCAGATCGTTGAACCGTTCGTGAGCGCCGGCAAGACCGCGGTCGTGTTGAGCTGTGGCGCGCTGCTCAACAACATGGATCTCGTCGACGTCGCCAAAGCGCATGGCGGGCAGATCGGCGTGCCGACCGGCGCTTTGCTCGGCCTCGACGCGGTGACGGCCGCCGCTGAGAGCACCATTCGCAAAGTGACCATGGTGACGCGCAAGCCGGTCAAGGGTCTGATGGGTGCGCCCTTCCTCGAAGAGAACAACATCAAGATCGAGGACATCAAGGAGCCGATGAAAATCTTCTCGGGTTCCCCACGTGAAGCGGCGGTGGGTTTCCCGGCCAACCTCAATGTTGCTGTCGCGCTCGGCCTCGCCGGCATCGGCGTCGACAAGACGACTCTCGAGATATGGGCCGACCCCGGCATCGACCGCAACACACACAGTATCGAAGTCGACGCGGATTCCGCCAGCTTCACGATGAGCATCGCCAACATTCCCAGCGAAAATCCAAAGACTGGGCGGATCACCGCGCTGTCGGTCATCGCCTATCTCCGGAAAATAAACGCGCCGCTGCGTGTCGGCACATAG
- a CDS encoding LysR substrate-binding domain-containing protein: MHADRAPRFNLGTLRGFEAAARHLSFTLAAQELNVTQGAVSRQVMQLERDLGIALFQRRIRRLLLTTAGKDFYDATKTALRVLDEAATRLGADSDGARLTVSVLPTIGALWLMPKLHRFRKKHPKIDLRLISSIEPFSPGGNEIEIAIRVGQPPGRAMGQTTGVEGPRIDLTMATKWDGLSFIELMPDTLVPVISKSLIPSDHKLTLSEALSLFPRIHVSSRRHAWPDWLATQAINEPKCPDDVECGHFFMALDAMRDRQGIALVPALILANLEYRQELQILPFTPIASAGSYHAVFMRIHAANSAVTAFLSWLQEEATLLQTRTDEVLAQAVADQASPLRPPSANVYTKHSR; the protein is encoded by the coding sequence ATGCATGCCGATCGCGCACCGCGTTTCAATCTCGGAACCCTCAGGGGATTTGAGGCGGCCGCCCGCCACCTGTCTTTCACGCTCGCCGCCCAAGAACTGAACGTGACGCAAGGGGCCGTCAGCCGTCAGGTGATGCAACTTGAACGCGATCTTGGCATCGCCTTGTTTCAGAGACGAATTCGCCGCCTGCTCCTCACCACGGCCGGCAAGGATTTTTACGACGCGACGAAGACCGCGTTACGGGTCTTAGACGAGGCAGCCACACGGCTTGGCGCCGATAGCGACGGGGCACGGCTGACCGTTTCCGTATTGCCGACGATCGGCGCGCTCTGGCTGATGCCGAAGCTGCACCGGTTCCGGAAGAAACATCCGAAGATCGATCTGCGGCTTATCAGCTCGATCGAGCCGTTCAGCCCTGGCGGCAACGAGATCGAGATCGCCATCCGGGTCGGCCAGCCTCCTGGACGAGCCATGGGGCAGACGACGGGGGTTGAGGGGCCGCGGATCGATCTGACCATGGCGACAAAATGGGATGGGCTCTCGTTCATTGAGCTCATGCCCGACACGCTGGTTCCCGTGATATCGAAAAGCCTGATCCCCTCGGACCATAAGCTGACCCTAAGCGAGGCCCTATCGCTCTTTCCCCGCATTCACGTGTCATCGCGCCGGCATGCCTGGCCGGACTGGCTCGCAACCCAGGCGATCAACGAGCCCAAGTGCCCCGACGACGTTGAATGCGGGCATTTCTTCATGGCGCTCGATGCCATGCGCGACAGACAGGGGATTGCCCTCGTCCCAGCCCTGATCCTGGCCAATCTGGAATACCGGCAGGAACTGCAGATCTTGCCTTTCACGCCGATAGCGAGTGCCGGCAGCTATCATGCGGTGTTCATGCGGATCCATGCGGCGAACAGTGCCGTGACCGCCTTCCTGTCGTGGCTACAGGAAGAAGCAACGCTGTTGCAAACACGCACCGACGAAGTTCTAGCTCAGGCGGTCGCGGACCAGGCAAGCCCCCTGCGGCCGCCGTCGGCTAACGTATACACGAAACACTCTCGTTGA